Genomic window (Xenopus laevis strain J_2021 chromosome 3S, Xenopus_laevis_v10.1, whole genome shotgun sequence):
TAGGCAGAGCCCAAATCGCCAGTCTTTAGCACTGTTCAGTAGATCGGGCCCCAGATGTATAGCTGCACAAGATTATTCTTGAGAGGAACAATATGTAGAGTGATGTGTATACAAGCAGCTCTGTataaataatgatatttataattatatagatAGATCATGTGACTTCCCCTGCAGTTCTATACCGCTCCATAGCCTGATATCTCCCATTGCTTTCTGTATTTGTGAAGCTATTTCTGTtctggagtcagaaccaggagtgcagagaacctGCATGACCTGCTGTCAGTAAACACACAGCCTTAGGCTTATTGGGCCCATGGGGCCCCTGAGCTACTGGCACCAGACTATGCCATGCACAGGGGTTAAtggaatatgggggggggggcaatacagCGAATTTCGAGAtctatcacactctggccctttaagaacttgaaatTGAcaattcaccaccttaaacctgccgaattactgtatcagccaatgggagacgtcctttgaTCAATATGgcgatgtttgcagccttcctggcatttgagttttttcgttcggattcgagtttttctaattcgaatcgacTTCGgttcgagttttcgagtcaatTAAATtcatccgagctgagaaaattcgattttattaaaacatttctattggtcgaattttgagttcatgggagtttttaaaaagtcacatgaattcgcaattcgactcttaataaatctgcctctaagtgtgGGGTATCTAAAGGGTTAAAGTGGCAATAAATCAGGAGCCCcgttttttttcctatttctttgtTGTATAAACAAACTGCTAAATTGCCCCCAAAGTTGACCATTGTCACCAATCAGTGTCATTTTCCTCGGCTCCCAGGGGCCCCTGCGTGGagcttattaaaggataagtaaacctttgaaataagtgaatgcaaaacttattctaagaacttttgtcatttacaatcattatttattttctttttattccaagatattaaaggatacacgtgctgttaatatgaatgaattttgttccaacagcgccacctgctggtcagtttctgaccagtctgaccaccaagtagtcaaggaagttgtcaggagaaagaaagaggctgatgttcttctgcttaggaaaacaattagaaacctttctccaatctCCCCCAGATCTCTTGCTATCATttaatgttacaggtatgggacctgttatccagaatgctcgggacctggggttttccggataacaaatctttctgtatcttggctcttcataccttaagtctactagaaaatcatataaacatgaaataaacccaataggctggttttgcctccaataaggattaattatatcttagttgggattttgttttattattacagagaaaaaggaaatcggttttaaaaatttggattatttggataagatggagtctatgggagacggcctttctgtaattctgagctttctggataacggatctcaaaCCCAGTGCTGGGTTGAATGGGCCGGGTGCCCTAATTGGGGGGGACATATGGTTCTGATCTAGGGATCACCCCGAGTACCTGCCCAGCCCATTCctgtataatttattatatattattatttattcatagcACAGTGTGTGTCACTTGAAATACGTCTCAATTTATGTTGCAGGAGAACATCTATTTCTGGCAACTGGAAAGCAAACACTGGCTCTGCAATGCTGGAACAGATCGCCATGACAGACAGGTGAGCGAGGCTCatccaattcagcaggaacagcccctaagtttgctcatagtctgtacagagagatcccataaaactatggcagcataggtattccctgtactaagcacaattcagcaggaacaacccctaagtttgctcatagtctgtacagagagatcccataaaactatggcagcataggtattccctgtactaagcacaattcagcaggaacagtccctaagtttgcgcatagtctgtacagagagatcccataaaactatggcagcataggtattccctgtactaagcacaattcagcaggaacaacccctaagtttgctcatagtctgtacagagagatcccataaaactatggcagcataggtattccctgtactaagcacaattcagcaggaacagtccctaagtttgctcatagtctgtacagagagatcccataaaactatggcagcataggtattccctgtactaagcacaattcagcaggaacagtccctaagtttgctcatagtctgtacagagagatcccataaaaactatggcagcataggtattccctgtactaagcacaattcagcaggaacagtccctaagtttgctcatagtctgtacagagagatcccataaaactatggcagcataggtattcccctgtactaagcacaattcagcaggaacagcccctaagtttgctcatagtctgtacagagagatcccataaaactatggcagcataggtattcctctgtactaagcacaattcagcaggaacagtcccctaagtttgctcatagtctgtacagagagatcccataaaactatggcagcataggtattcccctgtactaagcacaattcagcaggaacagtccctaagtttgttcatagtctgtacagagagatcccataaaactatggcagcataggtattccctgtactaagcacaattcagcaggaacagtcccctaagtttgctcatagtctgtacagagagatcccataaaactatggcagcataggtattccctgtactaagcacaattcagcaggaacagtccctaaatttgctcatagtctgtacagagagatcccataaaactatggcagcataggtattccctgtactaagcacaattcagcaggaacagtcccctaagtttgctcatagtctgtacagagagatcccataaaactatggcagcataggtattccctgtactaagcacaattcagcaggaacagcccctaagtttgctcatagtctgtacagagagatcccataaaactatggcagcataggtattccctgtattaagcacaattcagcaggaacagcccctaagtttgctcatagtctgtacagagagatcccataaaactatggcagcataggtattccctgtactaagcacaattcagcaggaacagtcccctaagtttgctcatagtctgtacagagagatcccataaaactatgacacataATGGATTCCCCTGCACAAGGCACAATGGCTAAAATTAACAGCATTTTTATTTCTCAGGTACCGTCTCTGGGTCGATTCCTGCTCAGAAATGTTTGGGGGGCTGGATATCTGCGCAGTAAAGGCCGTTCACAGTAAGGACGGGAAGGATTATATCATTGAGGTGAGTTAATAACATTATCTatgggatttaaaggggaactacaggaCGTGACTGCAGGGGTaaaggggtgcaatttcccagTTCTCCAATCAGGATTGTTGGGCTGTGTAAcgtctagtgatgagcaaatctgtcccgtttcgctttacGCTTTACGTGCGCAActattttttgtcttggcaactttttcttttcagcaaaattgtttttttcatgaaaaaaatccgcAAATGGCGTGATACCTGCTGACAAAAATTTGCTCCTCACTAACAACGTCTACTGAACCGCTGGCTGTGATCGGCCATATTGTTCTGTCTATGACACTGACCACACCCTCTCACTCTCCCTGCAGGTGATGGACAGTTCCATGCCACTCATAGGGGAGCACGTGGAAGAAGATCGCCATCTAGTGGCCGATTTGGTTATTGCTAAAATGACCCAACAGGTTCAGACGTCGTCAGCATCTCCGGGCCGACCCCTGGCAATGGTATTAGTATTAGTTACACCCAGTACTTTACTATGATGTCCAATCCTTGCAGTGCTGGACTGGGGTGGGTCTGGGGCCCATCGAGACTAACACAACTGGGGCCCACGCACACCCCGACCCCCCAATGCCAGCTGCCCGgtatcccactggcccagtccgaccctgtccttttgtatattaaaaaattcTGGGAGGAGCTAAAATTCTCATAGCCACTAATTAATGTAAACGAGTGTGGGTTGCTGCCTGCCCAGCCATCAttgcactacaattcccagcattccctcagTGCTTTAAATTTACAGAACTAATAGTTCCAGCACAGAGACCATTTCCAGGAATTCTTCTATATTGTCCGGGTTCCAGGCTCCAAACTCCCTCGTTACAAAGCTCCGTAGGTATGTTCCTTATTAGCGGGAGATGATGTCCTTGCGATGGGGTCAAGCTCCAGCAGTGATTCCCTCTTGGACCCTCTCTTTGAAAGAACTACAGAGAACAAATAGACTTTATCCCgcatacattttatttggcaGACGAGGATATTTTCCGAAGCCATAAGCACAAATGGTTCCTGCGTAACGAACTGCCCTGGGAAATACATACAGAACATACATTCTTTTTATCTCTCTCGTATTTCTCTTTGGACATTGAGGCCAGTTActaaaagggtaagtaaacctttaaaatagcttaatgtaaaactgatgagggggctactcaaagcacttttgtcatttacattcattatttattttctttttattccaagatattaagggatacatgtgctgttaatatgaatgaattttgttccaacagcgccacctgctggtcagtttctgaccagtctgaccaccaagtagtcaaggaagttgtcaggagaaagaaagaggctgctctgatgttcttctgcttaggaaaacaattagaaacctttctcaaatctttcctaagcagaagaacatcagagcagcctctttctttctcctgacaacttccttgactacttggtggtcagactgatcagaaactgaccagcaggtggtgctgttggaacaaaattcattcatattaacagcacatgtatccgttaatatcttggaataaaaagaaaataaataatgaatgtaaatgacaaaagtgcttagaatagcactctcatcaattttacattcacttattttaaaggtttacttatcctttagggCACATGTACCCCCCTTTCAAGTGACCCCCTGCTGTTCAGTCCTGGTGACAGCCAGAAAGAATGACTAAAACTGCTGCTAATGTAGAAAGCATATCCTGATGCCTCTCAGCTCTGCTCAGCATTGAGCTGAAAAGCTTCAGAAGACGCTTCCTGCATCAGTAAATTAAGCACTGTCAGAGacaattatagatatatatttatcatctCTTCATTATCTCAGCCCCAACAGATCCAGCCTCAAGCTGTAAAACAACAGATGCAGCCTCAGCCCGGACCCCCAGGTGCAGCTCAACCTCGACCTGCCCCTCAAGGTAGGTGTCCTTTCTACACAGGGTTATAAACATGCTGGGTACACAATACAGAAAATTGAAGAATCCAATAGGAGGAAACATCCAGGCAGAAAGATTGCCAGGTCCAaactgctggttgctatgggtaactagaacTGGGGCTTCTGCAGGACCATTCAGGCACATTATCCACTTATATAGAAATACCAGGTCTTCATTTGCTGCATAATCCTAGTACATaggtgacatctagtggccattaGGCATACGACACCCTATTACATTTCTCTAATGTTGGGGGAGATGATCTGAAGCTCTCAGGTAATTTGGGGTCAAGTCTTGAGAAGATCTCCTTGGAAAGGTTTTGTAGCGGACTTATTTAGACTAATACCATGTGGATAGGGTATAAAGGAAATGTGATGATGGGCctgaatgtatataaatgtattatcctTTTATACAGGTGGCCCTCGCCAGGGACAAGTCTCTCCTGCACAGAGGACAGGACCTCCATCACAACCAAGGCTTTCTCCTCAAGGCCAACAGCCTCACACTTCACAGGCCGGCTCCCCACAGACACAACGGTCTCCTAATTCCCCACAGCTCCCCAGAACTGCAAGTGGAACTCCACCATCCCAAACCCCCAAGTCTGTTTCCCCTCAGCCATCAAGACCCCCTGCCCAGGGACAGGCACAGAACCCACCGGGACCCGGGCCAACTGCAAAACCCCAACCCATACTCAAGTGAGTGCTGTAATTAACCAATTCCTCGTGAGTCCATGTCCCTCTGGGCCCCCTATTCCTTCTCTGCATTAAGTCACCCCATTTCTCTGTAACCACTTTGGTTCTCCAGCTGCTTCAGAACGGCAAATCCCATAATTCCCTGGGCAGCAGAAGCTTGTAGCTCTGCCCAGCTCCTTTGCCATATTGCTGATTGgttcttctttctctctctgcctTGCAGCAAATCCCAGTCACTGACCAACAATTTCAATATCTCGGATCCTTCCGCACGCACCAGCGGCCACGAAGACGAGGCGAAAGCGGAGACCATCCGCAATTTGAGAAAATCGTTTGCCAGTCTCTTCTCTGACTGATCCCGGGCTCTGCTGTCTTCCTATCCAATCCACACCCTCGCATAAGTCAGAATCTTCCAGGCCTCCCTTCCAGGCTCCACTCTTCGTTAATGCTGAAGGTCCTTTGAGTATTTGATTTGCACTGTAGGAGCCACCCATGGTCTTCTGGGCCTGTTTCACCCTAACCAGACTAACTGCTCACCAGAGCCAATAACATTTCATATCCCTGTATCCAGTTATCCAGTGACTCCCTTTTTGTGCAAGACGAGGCAATCATCATTGGAATGCTAGGCCATGAAGCCATTGTACCTGAATACGCACGCTGACCATTGTTCTTCAACCTAGAAAGACCTTATAGTTGGTTTATTCCACCCAATCCAGCAAGAACTTCTTGTATGACCATGGTGCCATCTGGTCAACACAATACTGTACCAGGATCTCATTATTATAAACCAAGTTGCTACTCCTTGTTGCCTCAAAAGTAAAGCCATTTAGTGCATTTGCTGCAAGCGCGTGGAGTGCCAAGAAATCTTCCAGGAATGCAGAGGAACTCCAGCTCATTCCACATAGGATTCTTTCCTTTTCCAAGGGCCATAATATCGAGTCTTCTCATGCAATTAAACACCTTGTGCACTGGACTAGGACTTCTTTGTATAGTACTCTCATAAGCATGCGCTCAATCATGTGACCCCCTAAGCCAATAAGAAATCACTAGGGATCCACCAGAATGTTCATATGTCTTCTTCTCCATGCAACATAAGCTATATCTTCTACCAGCAGTTGGAATATAATAATACGACATTGCTTTCTACATGGACTTGGATGTCATCTTCAAGCTTATCAATGTCATCTTCCAACCCTTTGGGAGCAACCAATTTACCTTTGAGTGAGACATTTTCTTTATAGGGGTCATCATGCTTCCACATTCCTGCAACATGCGCTGGTTTCTACAGACGTGTCTACGGAGGTGTCTTTAGTCATGCCAGTGCACATTCATTTTTGTGCTTCTCCTAATATCTTCCATTAGATAGATGCTCGAATTCACTGTTGTACACTGGGACTTTCCCTGGCTGATACAATCTTAGACATTGTTGAGAAATGGAACAACCAATAAGTGATGCCCCAGTAAACTTGGATACAATCACCAATAAGTTAACACAAGACAAGGCCTATTCCCAGCCTTTCCTCTAAATTAGGTGATGTGTCCCGGTTAAGGTATActtaatatattggtaaaagTATGGTGGCACCTGCCTGCCCAACATCTCATGCCCAAACCAAGTGGATAAATATTAACCCCCCTCTTtactgctataactgcccctactcttctgggaaggttcccactagattatggaacattgttgctgggatttgcctccattcagccacaagaacattagtgaggttgggcaatGATGTTGGGGATAAGGCTCACAGTCAGgtttccaattcatcccacaggggttcagttgggttgaggtcaggactCTGTGCAGCCAGGTTATTCTAAATAATAGaggcttctgggaaggttcccactagatgttggaacattgttgctgggagttgcttccattcagccacaagaacattagtgaggttggacattgatgttggggatcaggctccaTACAAAGTGTTTCTGGACAGCAGAACAAGCCATTCTGAGCATGGAGAGTCCAGTAAAATGTCTTCAAAGACTTGGCCACAGTTGAGACACCTTCATACCATGAGAATCCAATAGACCATATCAAGAATGATGACAGACCTGGAACACACAGATGCACCTCATTCCACATCCGATTGAAATGTTTATTCCATGAGTGTTGGCTCCGGCAAAGCTTTGTTTGGATCTAAAACTCCTGGAATAAAATTTAATCTGATTCTGGAAAGAAGTGCATCAGCGTGTGCCAGGTCTGTCATCATTCCTGATACAGTTTGTTAGTTTCCCCACGACTGAAAGCTCAAGCCTTGTGCACCTGAATCCACCATGGGGTGTGGGTCTGGGTTCCAAATATCACCTTAAatggtcttcaggctgggcctggggtaacagtcaccctgctatagttccaggggtacccagggcacaaataagcactcaccccaaatctccccctaactggccttcagactgggcccccttagcttataacaaggttacagatatatagaaacattggggtgtcaccctgctatagttccaggggtacccagggtacaaataagcactcaccccaaatctcaccctaactgaccttcagactgggcccccttagctcataacaaggttacagatatatagaaacattggggtgtcaccctgctatagttccaggggtacccagggtacaaataaacactcaccccaaatctccccctaactgaccttcagactgggcccccttagctcataacaaggttacagatatatagaaacattggggtgtcaccctgctacagttccaggggtacccagggtacaaataagcactcaccccaaatctccccctaactgaccttcagactgggcccccttagctcataacaaggttacagatatatagaaacattggggtgtcaccctgctataattccaggggtacccaggatacaaataagcactcaccacaaatctccccctaactgaccttcagactgggccccttagctcataacaaggttacagatatatagaaacattggggtgtcaccctgctataattccaggggtacccaggatacaaataagcactgaccccaaatctccccctaactgaccttcagactgggcccccttagctcataacaaggttacagatatatagaaacattggggtgtcaccctgctataattccaggggtacccaggatacaaataagcactgaccccaaatctccccctaactggccttcagactgggcccccttagctcataacaaggttacagatatatagaaacattggggtgtcaccctgctatagttccaggggtacccaggatacaaataagcactgaccccaaatctccccctaactggccttcagactgggcccccttagctcataacaaggttacagatatatagaaacattggggttctAACTGATTCCACTGTGGCTATGTGTAAGGTGAAATATGAGACTTTAGCCCATTATGCAGAACCAGTAGGGGGCGCTGCAGTCCATACAGGAGACATAGAAAACAGCTTTAGTAATAATTCATTTTTTCCTCCCCAAAAAAACACTGTCTGCAAACGTacgttaattatacagaacaaaacCAACACTGTTATACAGAACACATACACGTGTTATTCAAACAGCTTTCAACATTAGCAAATAAATCAGCTTATTAGCAGAGGCGGCAGTTTGTATCACTATGTGACAGTTAGGGCTGGCGGATTCTAATCTCCAGCCGTCCCTGTCTGAGggtcatttctattttatgttctctgtatttgtgtttatttattgatgttataaataaatgaaagaaaacgTTTCCTGAATTCCTGTTCGTACTTGTTCTCAAACctccaacaaaaacattttattattgaaacAATCCCCCcccaaaatattctgtttttgttCCCCTTCTCTGTCCCAGATATCAGAAGTGTTGCTGTTACAACAgacagggatgcactgaatccaggattcagttcgggattcggcctttttcagcgggattcggtATTAGGCCgtatctttcgtgaaggattcggccgaatccgaaatcgTGGATTGGGTGCACCCCTACAACAAACCAGAAGTCCACACCGGTGCCTTTATAATAAGAGAATTATTCACAAGAAAAGGAGACGTTTCTTTGGCGGGAGAAACATACCGCGCACAGTCCAGCCTCCAAATTGCTCCGCCTCTTCCCTTCATATGAAGCCTCTCCGGATGTCAGGACCCCTCCCTCTGCTGGGGCGGAGACTTCTCGGCCCTGGAATCGACGGGTCTTCTTCAGAGAAAGGCaaagtgactttaaaggggttggatAAGGGGCTGAAGCGCGAGGAACTTGGCCCTACTCCGGGAATAAAAGGAGCGGTGGGGTTGAGAATTGGGGGGAAAGGCCTTTGGTCATATTCACCCCCGATGATGCCAGGAGGGTAACTGAAGTCTGGCGGGAAGATGTTTGGGTAATAAGGGTAGGGGTGGGCATTCCTGGGAGGCAGAAAGTGCCGGCGCACAAAGCGATTGCGCTGCTTCTTCTCCTTGTACTTCTCCTTGTACAGCTGAGATACAAACAAAGATGGAGACCGTTATACCCTGGAGACTTGCTCCATACAAATCCAGAGAGAACTAAGTGCACCCACCTTATTCCAATTCATTTCCAAATTCCGTGGAAGACTATCTGTAAAACAGCAAAGGACAGAGTTAGTGCCCAACCCTAACAGCATTTCCAGAAAGCAGCAAGTGCCCAAGGTACCAAAGCTTTGCCAAAAGCAAGTGCcatgtgattgtgtgtgtgattgtgtgtgtgtctatatacacacacactcacacaatatatatatatatatatatatatatatatatcgaatccaggattcgattcggactttttcagcaggactcagatttggccaaatccttgtgtctggctgaaCCTAATTCGCGTATGTAgggacgggtagggaaatcacgtgagaAAATAAGAACTTTTTCCTTtgctggccctaatttgcatatgcaaaataggattctgatcggtatttggccgaatctttcaccaaggtttCATGTGAATCCCAAATAAAgtattaggtgcatccctattgcatatgcaaattaggggtgggaagggaaaatatttcttactttcttgttttgtgacaaagagtcacgcgatttccctccccacccataatttacatatgcaaattagggtttggattcggttaggccggATAGAAGGATtcaggctgaatcctgctgaaaaaggctgaatcctggtgaATCccggattcggggcatccctaattataactgCACCGGGATAACCACTCACCCACTGTTCTGCAAGGCACAACTCTACCGCTGCTCATTAGAACACGAGGGTTCTTATTAGGGATGCGcagaattcaggattcggttcgggattcggttcgggattcagcctttttcagcaggattcggattcagacgaatccttgtAGCTGGTCGAAGCaaatctaaatttgcatatgcaaatcagggccaggaagggaaatcacgtgacttctcgtcacaaaacaaggaagtaaaaatttccCCCACACTTCTgcttttcccacccctaatttccatatgaaaaattaggatttgggttcagtattctgccaaatctttaaaggggaaggaaacctagtcggcgcaaacccccctccccccctcccgttgttgcccaccctccctcatcccccctggcctacccgtcccactgggcaaatgcccctaacttgttacttacccttctgcgcaggtccagtccagggagttcacagacgccatcttcttccacgcgatcttcttcctgctgtgaacggtgttttggcgcatgcgcagtaggatcatttcgcaggtacggatctactgcgcatgcgccaaaagtcacgcgcatgcgcagtagatcgtaccggggaaatgatcctactgcgcatgcgccgttcaaagcaggaagaagatcgcgtggaagaagatggcgtctgtgaactccctggactggacctgcgcagaagggtaacaagttaggggcatttgcccagtgggacgggtaggccaggggggaggagggagggtgggcaaaaaacgggagggggggtgtagggtttgcgccgactaggtttccttcccctttaacaaaggattcaaatagtggattgggtgcatccctagtttttatgtgCCCTGCTGTCTCCCTAATTTCTACTCACCCCGGAAATCTCGGATGCACAGGAAGCGCCAGAGGGAGGAGTCACCGGTGGCGGCCAGTAACTCTTTACAGGTGGCAGAAAGGTTCAAAAGTGAGCGAATGTCCAACAGGCGGAAAATCCTCAGCTTGAGCTCCGGCGGAAGGACCAGCAGCCCGAAGACGTCCGGGAGGTTTAGAACTGCGATAAGGAAGTAAACCGAGATATTGAGGGATAGAAATGTCACATGGGAGGGAGGGGCGGAGTCAGATTGTTACCTTGCCGGGCGGCAGCGAGCAGAGGATACGCCACTTGGTCTTTAAACTGCCCCGACAACTTCTGGAGATCCTTATAGACAGAGGCAAAGTCGTTATCTGGGGGGACGGAAACAAAATGCTGAATCAGACAATATATTTGGACTGCCCCTTAAATAATAACTTTTAACCCAATCACGTCCTCATCTGCTGCCCCCGTGTTACTGGTCTCCCACCCTCCCTCTTACCAGCGGAGATGCACCAGGGCTCCCCCCGTACCTTTTTCAGGGTAAGAAATGTAGGAATTGGTCGACAGTTGCAGTTTCCGCACGCTTTTCATCTCGTCGTTAATCTTCATTGTGGCTGCACGTGTGAAAGAGGAGAAATGAGACGGAGGGCAGCCATATTGCAATGGGAATTATGGGTAAGAAATCAGGCTAGGGCCGAAATCTCCCCCACTGCTGCCGAAGGGAATTGCATAGAAACGGGAAGCGCAACTGTCACCTCAAAACCCAAATGAGTGTATTTATTAATGTGATAAACTTGAGGGTGTCACGTGATTCTTATTAGCAGAATAGAGAGGGGCAACTGGAGCCAATGTAAGGCATTTAAGatagtgggggttatttataaatactgggcaaatttgcacccgggcagtaacccatagcaaccaatcagatgattgcttttagtGCTCAActaggctgaaaaaaagaaatataccgattggttgctatgggttactgcccagtgtttatgatGACACCCACTGTCTTTATTAGGGTGGAGAAAACATAGAGGGCACAACACATCAAAACTGTCACCTGCTCCATAGCCCCTAATGAGGAGGTAGAAGCAATGCAATGCTGTGTGTGGCCAGTAGGTGGAGACACTTGCTCTCATGTCAGGTGGCACAGACAGAAATTGGCTGCTGGAGATGACAGAAAGACCGATATTTACCATTGATTATGACGAGCTTGCCCATTGGCAAACAGGCCAGGGTGGCAGAGACTTGGGCACACAGGGGGTGAGTGTAGTGCAGTCTGTAGGCACCCCCACTGCGCCAATCTTGTGGCATACACAGGGCCTTGCTTTCAGCACcctagaggaggaggaggataaaAAAGGATCAGCACCCATCGACCAACTTACCCCCCGAT
Coding sequences:
- the fbxo7.S gene encoding uncharacterized protein LOC495987 isoform X1, with the protein product MKLRVRVRKQTTRLDLEAEQPTLGDVRSKLSSVTLPALGYSAETDFTITLNGKDALTGDQTTLESAGIISGDLIILLLPDSPIPSPPPAPERRDPRCPLEDPTQHCSTALKRPKGHVNNDGAKAQVRPQTEAAEETSPSMEDITMEDETPGPAWEVMLCSEAVDGKIPHSLEVLYQTASCSSASDAFIVVIHLLMLETGYLQKGAESKALCMPQDWRSGGAYRLHYTHPLCAQVSATLACLPMGKLVIINATMKINDEMKSVRKLQLSTNSYISYPEKDNDFASVYKDLQKLSGQFKDQVAYPLLAAARQVLNLPDVFGLLVLPPELKLRIFRLLDIRSLLNLSATCKELLAATGDSSLWRFLCIRDFRDSLPRNLEMNWNKLYKEKYKEKKQRNRFVRRHFLPPRNAHPYPYYPNIFPPDFSYPPGIIGGEYDQRPFPPILNPTAPFIPGVGPSSSRFSPLSNPFKVTLPFSEEDPSIPGPRSLRPSRGRGPDIRRGFI
- the fbxo7.S gene encoding uncharacterized protein LOC495987 (The RefSeq protein has 4 substitutions compared to this genomic sequence) — its product is MKLRVRVRKQTTRLDLEAEQPTLGDVRSKLSSVTLPALGYSAETDFTITLNGKDALTGDQTALESAGIISGDLIILLLPDSPIPSPPPAPERRDPRCPLEDPTQHCSTALKRPKGHVNNDGAKAQVRPQTEAAEETSPSMEDVTMEDETPSPAWEVMLCSEAVDGKIPHSLEVLYQTASCSSASDAFIVVIHLLMLETGYLQKGAESKALCMPQDWRSGGAYRLHYTHPLCAQVSATLACLPMGKLVIINDNDFASVYKDLQKLSGQFKDQVAYPLLAAARQVLNLPDVFGLLVLPPELKLRIFRLLDIRSLLNLSATCKELLAATGDSSLWRFLCIRDFRDSLPRNLEMNWNKLYKEKYKEKKQRNRFVRRHFLPPRNAHPYPYYPNIFPPDFSYPPGIIGGEYDQRPFPPIVNPTAPFIPGVGPSSSRFSPLSNPFKVTLPFSEEDPSIPGPRSLRPSRGRGPDIRRGFI
- the fbxo7.S gene encoding uncharacterized protein LOC495987 isoform X2, translating into MKLRVRVRKQTTRLDLEAEQPTLGDVRSKLSSVTLPALGYSAETDFTITLNGKDALTGDQTTLESAGIISGDLIILLLPDSPIPSPPPAPERRDPRCPLEDPTQHCSTALKRPKGHVNNDGAKAQTEAAEETSPSMEDITMEDETPGPAWEVMLCSEAVDGKIPHSLEVLYQTASCSSASDAFIVVIHLLMLETGYLQKGAESKALCMPQDWRSGGAYRLHYTHPLCAQVSATLACLPMGKLVIINATMKINDEMKSVRKLQLSTNSYISYPEKDNDFASVYKDLQKLSGQFKDQVAYPLLAAARQVLNLPDVFGLLVLPPELKLRIFRLLDIRSLLNLSATCKELLAATGDSSLWRFLCIRDFRDSLPRNLEMNWNKLYKEKYKEKKQRNRFVRRHFLPPRNAHPYPYYPNIFPPDFSYPPGIIGGEYDQRPFPPILNPTAPFIPGVGPSSSRFSPLSNPFKVTLPFSEEDPSIPGPRSLRPSRGRGPDIRRGFI